A part of Acropora palmata chromosome 6, jaAcrPala1.3, whole genome shotgun sequence genomic DNA contains:
- the LOC141884016 gene encoding uncharacterized protein LOC141884016 codes for MASQKHKFSSFASIISVLSIVFYCAGFLRVEFELNEYKKRIHSLESASGNQPQTSKPSYAATTEIVQDRELELFRLKRRHVESTHSSCMSCSPGPPGPPGPKGEKGSRGKRGLRGRNGNKGDRGIMGSPGRSGKQGIMGPRGIIGQKGQKGDVGSLGMPGAKGEPGESISAPAVSVSPAKLTVNEGSSASFQCSVTGNPEPAVAWSRVNSQSVLSQSAVSGGMFRLRKVKGSDTGIYRCSATNILGNAHQDTQLVVNVRPTVSIHPGPLLAIEGSDVTLPTCNVTGHPSPVVTWSKSFGQLPQSRVESNNSVLSLRDVQKSDSADYVCTATNMLGKAVERTLLVVVSLPQFTVKPPAKIVRYIGVNMTVNCSAAGDPQPVISWKRQGSQLPVGRSQQINGALVIRDVQKEDAGIYICIATSAGVFDTEAIAHVGTQAAKDCSDVWKSGRTQSGVYSIDPDGKGSFNVYCDMRTDGGAWTVFQRRQDGSVDFYRGWNDYKSGFGQLTAEFWLGNDKIHRLTASRASSLRVELEDWNGVRVYAKYGRFNIGDEQAQYRLEVSSYSGTAGGDSLTYHNNIAFTTKDRDHDIHSTVNCAVSYTGAWWYRNCHYSNLNGKYLGNKRDDRGIRYRRFRDGLSLKFIEMKLRPPSFVLMASEKQNLPSFASIVYVLSIVLYCAGFLRVEFELNEYKKRIGSLESASKNQPHTSEPSYSPTTKNVPDRELERFRMKRRHVESTQSSCLSCSPGPPGPPGPKGEKGSRGKKGNKGDQGIMGSPGKSGKQGIMGPRGIIGQKGQKGDLGPQGLPGAKGGPGESISAPTIAVSPAKLTVNEGSSALFQCSVTGNPEPAVTWSRVHSESVLSQSAVSRGMFRLRNVKGSDAGIYRCSATNILGNAKEDSQLVVNVHPTVSIHPGPLHAIEGSNVTLPTCHVTGHPTPLVTWKKAFGQLPQGRVKSNNSVITLFDVHKSDSADYVCTATNMLGKAVQRTLLVVISLPQFTVKPPAQIVGSLGANMTLNCSATGDPQPVISWKRQGSQLPVGRSQQIDGALVIRDVQKEDAGNYICVATSAGVFLREAGAMVEVRSPKDCSDVLKSGQTHSGVYSIDPDGKGFFDVYCDMRTNGRGWTVFQRRQDGSVDFYRGWNDYKSGFGQLRAEFWLGNDKIHRLTASRASSLRVELEDWNGVRVYAKYGQFNIGDEQAQYRLKVSSYSGTAGGDSLAYHNNMAFTTKDRDHDKYRRANCAVSFTSAWWYNRCQYSNLNGKYLGNKEDKRGIRWNGFRGTLSLKFIEMKLRPSS; via the exons AGAATTCATTCTCTTGAGAGCGCTTCAGGAAATCAGCCACAGACAAGCAAACCCAGCTATGCAGCGACAACGGAGATTGTTCAAGATAGAG AACTTGAGCTTTTCAGACTGAAAAGACGTCATGTAGAGTCAACTCATTCTTCCTGCATGTCTTGTAGCCCGGGTCCTCCCGGTCCACCTGGACCGAAAGGAGAAAAAGGTTCCAGGGGAAAGAGAGGCCTAAGGGGAAGAAACGGAAATAAAGGAGATCGAGGAATTATGGGATCGCCTGGAAGGAGTGGTAAGCAGGGCATCATGGGacctcgaggaataattggacaaaaaggacaaaaagggGACGTGGGATCGCTAGGCATGCCTGGAGCTAAAGGGGAACCTGGTGAATCAATTTCAGCTCCAGCGGTTTCTGTTTCCCCTGCAAAGTTGACAGTGAACGAAGGAAGCTCAGCCTCGTTTCAATGCTCAGTCACCGGAAATCCTGAGCCTGCAGTCGCGTGGAGCAGAGTAAACAGTCAGTCAGTTCTTAGCCAGTCAGCGGTATCTGGAGGAATGTTTAGGTTGCGAAAGGTAAAAGGAAGTGACACGGGTATTTATCGTTGTTCAGCTACAAACATCCTTGGAAATGCTCATCAAGATACCCAACTGGTAGTAAATG TCCGTCCAACAGTTTCCATTCATCCGGGACCACTTCTCGCCATTGAAGGAAGTGACGTCACTCTTCCAACATGCAACGTGACTGGTCATCCCTCACCGGTAGTCACCTGGAGTAAGTCGTTCGGTCAGCTACCTCAGAGCAGGGTTGAGAGTAATAACAGTGTTTTATCACTTCGTGATGTCCAAAAAAGTGATTCTGCTGACTACGTCTGTACAGCGACTAACATGTTAGGAAAAGCTGTTGAGAGGACTCTCTTAGTTGTGGTTTCCCTTCCTCAGTTCACTGTTAAGCCACCTGCGAAGATTGTAAGATATATTGGGGTCAACATGACCGTGAACTGCAGCGCTGCTGGTGATCCTCAACCAGTCATCAGCTGGAAACGGCAAGGCTCTCAACTGCCAGTTGGACGAAGCCAGCAGATTAATGGCGCTTTAGTCATCAGGGACGTTCAAAAAGAGGATGCAGGAATTTACATTTGCATTGCGACCAGCGCTGGAGTGTTCGATACAGAGGCCATAGCTCATGTGGGAACACAAGCAGCAAAAG ACTGTTCAGATGTGTGGAAATCAGGTCGGACTCAGAGTGGGGTTTACTCTATTGACCCAGACGGTAAAGGATCCTTTAATGTTTATTGTGACATGCGCACTGACGGTGGAGCATGGACCGTGTTTCAGAGAAGACAAGATGGCTCGGTAGACTTCTATCGGGGATGGAACGATTACAAATCAGGCTTTGGTCAGCTGACGGCTGAGTTCTGGTTAGGAAACGACAAGATCCACAGGTTGACTGCCTCTAGAGCCAGCTCTTTGCGAGTGGAGCTGGAGGATTGGAACGGAGTCAGAGTGTATGCCAAATATGGTCGGTTTAACATCGGTGATGAGCAGGCGCAGTATCGACTTGAAGTGAGTTCATATTCAGGCACAGCAGGAGGAGATTCATTAACTTATCATAATAACATAGCATTTACCACAAAAGATAGAGATCATGACATACACAGCACTGTAAATTGTGCTGTGTCTTATACTGGTGCCTGGTGGTACAGAAACTGCCACTACTCTAATCTAAACGGTAAATACCTGGGAAATAAACGAGATGACCGTGGAATCCGATATAGAAGATTCAGAGACGGtctttcattgaaattcattgaaatgaaactgaGGCCACCATCTT TCGTACTAATGGCTTCAGAGAAGCAGAATTTGCCTTCCTTTGCTTCTATCGTTTATGTTCTGTCAATAGTGTTGTATTGTGCTGGATTTCTAAGGgttgaatttgaattgaacGAGTACAAGAAGAGAATTGGTTCCCTTGAGAGCGCTTCTAAAAATCAGCCGCATACAAGTGAACCCAGCTATTCACCGACAACAAAGAATGTTCCTGATAGAG AGCTAGAGCGTTTTAGAATGAAAAGACGTCATGTAGAATCAACTCAATCCTCCTGCTTGTCGTGTAGCCCAGGCCCTCCCGGTCCACCTGGACCGAAAGGGGAAAAAGGATCCaggggaaagaaaggaaataaaggaGATCAAGGGATTATGGGATCGCCTGGAAAAAGTGGAAAGCAGGGCATCATGGGACCCCGAGGAATAATTGgacaaaaaggacaaaaaggaGACTTGGGACCGCAAGGCTTGCCTGGAGCTAAAGGGGGACCTGGTGAATCAATTTCAGCTCCGACGATTGCTGTTTCCCCCGCAAAGTTGACAGTGAACGAAGGAAGCTCAGCCTTGTTTCAGTGTTCAGTCACCGGAAATCCTGAGCCTGCAGTAACGTGGAGCAGAGTGCACAGTGAGTCAGTTCTTAGCCAGTCAGCGGTATCTAGAGGAATGTTTAGGTTGCGAAATGTAAAAGGAAGTGACGCGGGTATTTATCGATGTTCAGCTACAAATATCCTTGGGAATGCTAAAGAGGACTCCCAACTGGTAGTAAATG TACATCCAACGGTTTCCATCCATCCGGGACCACTTCACGCCATTGAAGGAAGTAACGTTACTCTCCCAACTTGTCACGTGACTGGTCATCCAACACCGCTAGTAACCTGGAAAAAGGCGTTTGGTCAATTGCCTCAGGGGAGGGTGAAGAGTAACAACAGTGTTATAACACTTTTTGATGTCCACAAAAGTGATTCTGCTGACTACGTCTGTACTGCGACTAACATGTTGGGAAAAGCTGTTCAGAGGACTCTCTTAGTTGTGATTTCGCTTCCTCAGTTTACTGTTAAGCCACCTGCGCAGATTGTAGGATCTCTTGGGGCCAACATGACCTTGAACTGCAGCGCTACTGGTGATCCTCAACCAGTCATCAGCTGGAAACGGCAAGGCTCTCAACTGCCAGTTGGACGAAGCCAGCAGATTGATGGCGCCCTCGTCATCAGGGATGTTCAAAAAGAGGACGCAGGAAATTATATCTGCGTTGCAACCAGCGCTGGAGTGTTTCTCAGAGAAGCTGGGGCAATGGTTGAGGTTCGGTCGCCTAAAG ATTGCTCAGATGTGTTAAAATCAGGTCAAACTCACAGTGGAGTTTACTCTATTGACCCAGACGGTAAAGGATTCTTTGATGTTTATTGTGACATGCGCACTAACGGTCGAGGATGGACCGTGTTTCAGAGAAGACAAGATGGCTCGGTAGACTTCTATCGGGGATGGAACGATTACAAATCAGGCTTTGGCCAGCTCAGGGCTGAGTTCTGGTTGGGAAATGACAAGATCCACAGGTTGACTGCCTCTAGAGCCAGCTCTCTTCGAGTGGAGCTGGAGGATTGGAACGGAGTCAGAGTGTATGCCAAATATGGTCAGTTTAACATCGGCGACGAGCAGGCGCAGTATCGACTGAAAGTGAGTTCATATTCAGGGACAGCAGGAGGAGATTCGTTAGCTTATCATAATAACATGGCATTTACCACAAAAGATAGAGATCATGACAAATACCGTCGTGCAAACTGTGCTGTGTCGTTCACTAGTGCCTGGTGGTATAATCGTTGCCAGTACTCCAATCTAAACGGTAAATACTTGGGAAATAAAGAAGATAAACGAGGAATCCGGTGGAACGGATTCAGAGGCACTCTTTCGTTGAAATTcattgaaatgaaactgaGGCCATCATCTTAG
- the LOC141884255 gene encoding uncharacterized protein LOC141884255 gives MASGKQNFPSFASIVSVLSIVFYCAGFLRVEFELHEYKDRIDSLERASGNQPRTSEPSHAPTTKNVADRELELFRVKRRHVESTHSSCMSCSPGPPGPPGPKGEKGSRGKRGQRGRNGNKGDQGIMGSPGRSGKQGIMGPQGIIGQKGQKGDVGPLGMHGAKGEPGESISAPAVAVSPTKLTVNEGRSASFQCSVTGNPEPAVTWSRINSQSVLSQSGVFGGMFRLRNVKGSDAGIYRCSATNILGNAQEDTQLVINVHPTVSIHPGPLHAIEGRDVTLPTCNVTGHPTPVVTWSKAFGQLPQGRAKSNNSVLTLRDVRKSDSADYVCTATNMLGKAVQKTLLVVISLPQFTVEPPAKIVESIGANLTLNCSATGDPQPVISWKRQGSQLPVGRSQQIDGALVVRDVQKEDAGNYICVATSAGVFDVERVTYVELQEVKDCSDLLKSGQTQSGVYSIDPDGKGSFDVYCDMRTDGGGWTVFQRRQDGSVDFYRGWNDYKSGFGQLTAEFWLGNDKIHRLTASRASSLRVELEDWNGVRVYARYGRFNIGDEQTKYRLEVSSYSGTAGGDSLAYHNNMAFTTKDRDHDRQSTENCAVRWTGAWWYNGCHHSNLNGKYLGNELDNRGIRWNAFRGPLSLKFIEMKLRS, from the exons ATGGCTTCAGGGAAGCAGAATTTCCCTTCCTTCGCGTCCATCGTTTCTGTTCTTTCAATAGTGTTTTATTGCGCTGGATTTCTAAGggttgaatttgaattgcacGAGTACAAGGACAGAATTGATTCTCTTGAGAGAGCTTCTGGAAATCAGCCGCGCACAAGCGAACCCAGCCATGCACCGACAACAAAGAATGTTGCTGACAGAG AGCTTGAGCTTTTCAGAGTGAAAAGACGTCATGTAGAGTCAACACATTCTTCCTGCATGTCTTGTAGCCCGGGTCCTCCCGGTCCACCTGGACCGAAAGGAGAAAAAGGTTCGAGGGGAAAGAGAGGCCAAAGGGGAAGAAACGGAAATAAAGGAGATCAAGGAATTATGGGATCGCCTGGAAGGAGTGGTAAGCAAGGCATCATGGGACCTCAAGGAATAATCGGACAGAAAGGGCAAAAAGGAGACGTGGGACCGCTAGGCATGCATGGAGCCAAAGGGGAACCTGGTGAATCGATTTCAGCTCCAGCAGTTGCTGTTTCCCCCACAAAGTTAACAGTGAACGAAGGAAGGTCAGCCTCGTTTCAGTGTTCAGTCACCGGAAATCCTGAGCCTGCAGTAACGTGGAGTAGAATAAACAGCCAGTCAGTTCTTAGCCAATCAGGGGTATTTGGAGGAATGTTTAGGTTGCGAAATGTAAAAGGAAGTGACGCGGGTATTTATCGATGTTCAGCTACAAATATCCTTGGAAATGCTCAAGAAGACACCCAACTGGTAATAAATG TTCATCCAACGGTTTCCATACATCCGGGACCTCTACACGCCATTGAAGGTAGGGACGTCACTCTCCCAACTTGTAACGTGACTGGTCATCCCACACCAGTAGTCACCTGGAGTAAGGCGTTCGGTCAGCTGCCGCAGGGGAGGGCGAAGAGTAACAACAGTGTTTTAACACTTCGCGATGTTCGCAAAAGCGATTCTGCTGACTACGTCTGTACTGCGACTAACATGTTGGGAAAAGCTGTTCAGAAGACTCTCTTGGTTGTAATTTCCCTTCCTCAGTTTACTGTTGAGCCGCCTGCCAAGATCGTGGAATCTATTGGGGCCAACCTGACTTTGAACTGCAGTGCTACTGGTGATCCTCAACCAGTCATCAGCTGGAAAAGACAAGGCTCTCAACTGCCAGTTGGACGAAGCCAACAGATTGATGGCGCTTTAGTCGTCAGAGATGTTCAAAAAGAAGATGCAGGAAATTACATTTGCGTTGCAACCAGCGCTGGCGTTTTTGATGTGGAGAGAGTAACTTACGTAGAACTTCAAGAGGTCAAAG ACTGCTCAGATCTTTTGAAATCAGGTCAAACTCAGAGTGGAGTTTACTCTATTGACCCAGACGGTAAAGGATCCTTTGATGTTTATTGTGACATGCGCACTGACGGTGGAGGATGGACCGTGTTTCAGAGAAGACAAGATGGCTCGGTAGACTTCTATCGGGGATGGAACGATTACAAATCAGGCTTTGGTCAGCTGACGGCTGAGTTCTGGTTAGGAAACGACAAGATCCACAGGTTGACTGCCTCTAGAGCCAGCTCTTTGCGAGTGGAGCTGGAGGATTGGAACGGAGTCAGAGTGTATGCCAGATATGGTCGGTTTAACATCGGTGACGAGCAGACAAAGTATCGACTTGAAGTGAGTTCATATTCAGGGACAGCAGGAGGAGATTCTTTAGCTTATCATAATAACATGGCATTTACCACAAAAGATAGAGATCATGACAGACAAAGCACTGAAAACTGTGCTGTGCGTTGGACTGGTGCCTGGTGGTACAACGGGTGCCACCACTCTAATCTTAACGGTAAATACCTGGGAAATGAACTAGACAACCGAGGAATACGGTGGAACGCATTCAGAGGCCctctttcattgaaatttattgaaatgaaACTGAGGTCATGA